The DNA segment CCACATCACTAAACTACACATTTCCTAGACTGCAAGACAATCATCCTCAATCATTATGTCAATATAAGGGCAAAGTTGTTATGGTTGTTAATACCGCTAGTTATTGTGGTTTTACTCCACAATACGAGAGCCTTGAAAGAATCTATAGCCATTATAAAAACAAAGGATTAGTTATCCTTGGTTTTCCTTCTAATGATTTTGGTCATCAAGAACCTGGTTCTAACCAGGAAATTGCAGATTTTTGTAGTAAAACCTATGGCGTAAAGTTTCCAATGTTTGGTAAATCTGACGTCATCGGGCGCCAAGCTAACCCATTATTTAAATATTTAACTCAAATCACCAAAGATGCCCCCACCTGGAACTTTCATAAGTATCTGATTAATAAAAAAGGAAAAGTGGTTGCAAGCTATGCGAGTGATGCAGATCCAGAATCTCCAGAATTCACTAAACAAGTTAATTCACTTTTAGAAGAGAAACCTTAACTCAATTAACGCGTATTTTCTGTTAAAATTCACAGTCTTGTGACTAAAAAACTTTTTATACGCACTTTCGGCTGTCAAATGAATGAGTATGACTCAGGTAAGATGGCCGATCTTTTGCAATCAACCAACAACTTCGTCCGCACAGACTCTCCTGATAATGCCGACGTAGTGATTCTTAATACCTGCTCGATTCGGGAAAAAGCTGAAGATAAAGTTTTTTCTGACTTAGGTAGACTCAATGAATTAAAACAATCTCGCCCGAACCTAATTATCGCGGTGGGTGGGTGCGTGGCATCGCAAGAAGGGGAGTCAATTATTGAAAGAGCTCCTTATGTGGATCTCGTATTTGGACCTCAAACGTTACATCGGCTCCCAGAATTAATAGCCTCAAGAGAGGCTACTGGATTACCTCAAATAGATATTTCCTTCCCTGAAATTGAAAAGTTTGATGCTCTTCCGACGCCTGAAGCAAACGGTCCTACTGCATTTGTTTCTATCATGGAAGGCTGCAGTAAATATTGTACTTTTTGTGTTGTACCTTATACACGAGGTGAAGAGTTTTCTAGGCCTTTTATAGATATACTTAAAGAAATCAGTGAGTTAGTCAAACAAGGAGTCAAAGAGGTAACTCTCTTAGGACAAAACGTTAACGCTTGGCAAAACACAGATGAACATGGCAATGACTTAGATTTTGCTTGGTTAATTGAACAGACTCACAACATTATTGGGTTAGAACGTATCCGTTTTACCACAAGTCATCCGTTAGAATTTAACGACAATCTAATCGAGGCTTTTGGACGTTTTCCAAAACTGATGAACCAAGTTCATTTACCTGTCCAATCAGGCTCGGATAAAGTACTGGGCCAAATGAAAAGAGGGTACACGGCAAAACAGTATTTAGAAATTATTAAAAAACTCAAAGAAGTATGCCCTACCATATCCATTACCAGTGATTTTATTGTAGGTTTCCCTGGCGAAACAGAAGAAGATTTTCAAAAAACACTTGATTTAATTGATCTAGTAAATTTTGATGGTAGCTACGCATTTATCTACAGCCCCAGACCTGGAACACCAGCAGCCAAACTTCTAGATAACGTTCCAGAAGAGATAAAGAAGGAACGTCTAACAAGGTTGCTTAAGAAAACAGACTCCTTCAATATCAAATATAGCCAAGATATGGTTGGTACAGTTCAGCATGTTTTAGTTGATGGTTTTTCAAAAAGACACACTGATCAACTAAGAGGAAAAACCACCAATAACCGTGTTGTCAATTTCGCTGGAAACCCACGATTAATTGGTCAAATTGTCCCAATTAAAATCACTTCAATTGCTCATTTCTCACTCCGTGGTGAAATTCAAATTAATACATGAGTATTTTAGAATTAGAACTCACTCCATTAAATAATCAGCAACTAGCTAATTTATGTGGGGTATTAGATGAAAATCTTAAGTACCTAGAGAAATCTCTAGGTGTTGTTCTTAGAAGACGTGGAGCACATATTACTATTCAAGGTGACAGTGAGTTAATCAAAGAAACCGCACAAATTATTCAAGAGCTATATAAATATTCCGACCAAATGTTAGAACAAAACGACATTGATCAATATTTACAAACCATTAAGAATATTGTTGATAGTAATCCTGTCGCATTACAACTCAATCGCAGCGATTTTAGAATTAAAACACAAAAGCAAGCACAGTATCTTCAACAAATAAAAGACCATGTTGTGACTTTCGGCGTGGGTCCTGCGGGAACCGGAAAAACTTACTTAGCTGTAGCTTCAGCCGTTGATGCACTTGAGAGAAATCTTGTTAGACGAATAGTACTTGTTCGGCCTGCCGTTGAAGCTGGAGAAAAACTAGGTTTTTTACCAGGGGATTTGTCACAAAAGGTTGATCCTTATCTAAGGCCCTTATACGATGCATTATACGACTTAATGGGATATGAAAAGGTTAGTCGATTATTTGAAAGAAATGTGATTGAAATTGCACCGCTAGCTTTTATGCGCGGTAGGACTTTAAATCATAGTTTTATTATTCTAGATGAAGCTCAAAATACCACTCCCGAACAAATGAAAATGTTTCTTACACGAATCGGATTTGGCACTAAAGCAGTTATAACAGGAGATGTCACACAAATTGACCTAAGTCGCCATCAAAAAAGTGGCTTAATTGATGCACGAAATGTCCTCTCTAAAGTAGAGGGTATTGCATTTACGATTTTTCAAACAGAAGATGTAGTAAGACATCCTCTTGTACAGCAAATTGTAAACGCCTATGAAATCCACTCTAAATCAAGTCATTATTAATCGCTTACAATGACACAATATTCACTCACCCTACACTTTCAGTCGGCAAGTAGAACAACCGAACAACCAACACGCAGTCAATTCCAACGCTGGGCAAGAAAAGCATTGCTCAATTCCTGTGATATAACTCTACGTTTGGTAGATCGTCGTGAAGGAACTGAACTCAATACCCTTTACCGTCATAAAAATTACCCTACAAATGTGCTAACCTTTGAATTAGGTAAAAGCCATGATGGAAAAATTATTGGTGATATTGTTATTTGTTGCCCAGTAGTTAAAGAGGAAGCAAAACAACAGAAAAAAAAATTACATGATCACTATGCCCATCTTTTAGTTCATGGAGTATTACATTTACAAGGATTTGATCATCAAAATAATAAACAAGCGAAAGAAATGGAAACGTTAGAGATTAACATACTGAATTCATTACATATTCCTGATCCTTATCAAACTGAACACGAGTAATTATGACCGACGAAACACATAAGATTTCATTAATAGAGCGACTCAGCCAATGGTTGCATCACGAACCAGAAACAAGAGAAGAGCTTATCGAAATTTTAAAGCATGCATTAGAAAAACATCTTCTTGATACAGACGCACTGAGTATGATTGAAGGCGTACTTGGCGTCTCTGATATGCAAGTAAGGGACGTAATGATTCCAAGAGCACAGATGGATATCATCGATGTTGACCAGAAACCCGAAGAATTTATCCCCTTTGTTATTGAAACTGCTCACTCTCGCTTCCCTGTGGTCGGAGAGAATAAAGACGATGTTATTGGTATCTTACTTGCTAAAGATTTATTACGGCTATACGCTGGTGAAGAAATTAATGTTAGAGATATTTTAAGACCTGCTGTATTTATTCCAGAATCAAAAAGACTCAATGTCTTACTAAGAGAATTTAGAGTCAAACGTAATCATATTGCCATTGTCGTTGATGAGTTTGGTGGCGTATCAGGATTAGTAACCATTGAGGATGTACTTGAGCAAATTGTTGGTGATATTGAAGATGAGTATGACTTTGATGAAACGGAAGATAATATTGTTCCAGACAGGATGGGAAAATACAGAGTTAAAGCACAAACCAAATTAGAAGATTTCAATCAAATATTAGGTACTCACTTTCAATCTGATGATTTTGATACAGTGGGTGGTTTACTTATAAGTCATTTTGGCCATCTACCTAAAAGAGGTGAAAGGCTAATTTTTGAAAATTTATCAGTACAAATACTGCGTGCTGACAGTAGAAGAATTCATTCCATTTTAGTTAATAAAATAGATCATGCTGAAGAAAATACCAGCAATCATTGAGCTTCTTGCAACGCTCTCTGGCGCACTCGCTGTATCTGGATTTGCGCCATATAACTTTTGGCCTGCACCCATCTTATCATTAACCGTACTCTTTCTACTGTGGCAAAGAGCAGGTAATGCGAAAGGCGCTGTAGAAATTGGTTTTTTATGGGGCATGGGATTTTTTGTCAGTGGCATTAGTTGGATAAATATTAGCCTCCATGATTTTGGTGGTATGCCTTTGTTATTATCTATTATCAGTATTTTATTGTTTGGTGCACTGTTATCCTGTTTTCCCGCTTTAGTTGGCTACTTTATTTTCAAGTTCCACCATTCACCTCATATACGTTGGCTACTCATTACCCCTTCTTTATGGACCTTATCCGAATGGATTAAAAGCTTTTTTCTTACGGGTTTTCCTTGGCTATCATTAGGTTATTCTCAAACACCGAATGGAATATTAAGCTCATGGACTCCAGTATTCGGTGTATTTGGTACAAGCTTTTTAATTGTTGCTGTAGCTGGTTTACTACTATTGCTGACAAAATCACAAAAAAATTTTCGTACCACAGCACTTTACTTATTGCTATTAATTTGTTTGTCTAGCGTTAGTTTTTTCTTGAAAAGAATTAATTGGACTCATCCAATAGGCGATACGGTTTCAGTAAGTCTATTACAAGGAAATTTTCCTCAAGACAAAAAGTTTGATGACAATATGATTCAATTGGCTTTAGAGAGGTATTTGACTATGGTTAACAATAGCCACAGCCAGTTAATTATTCTCCCTGAAAGCGCCTTTCCTGTTTTCCGTCAAGAGTTACCAGAGTATGTGACCGATGATTTAACTAATTTGGGGCGTACTCAAAACAGTGATATTTTGGTTGGGATTTTTGCAGAACCTGAACCACATCAATACTACAACAGTGTATTTAGTTTCGGACATTCCCCCTCCCAAATCTACCATAAAGTACATTTAGTACCCTTTGGCGAATTTATTCCGCTCTCACCTATACTTAAACCTTTAATTAATTCTGTACTTAAAATCCCACTTGATGACCAACAATCAGGCTCTCTCCCTCAGCCACCCATGAGAGTGGCAGGACAACAAGTCGCTGTGGATATATGCTATGAAGATGTTTTTGGAGATCAAATTGTCAAAAGTCTTCCTCAAGCAACGATATTAGCAAATTTAACAAATGATGCTTGGTTTGGTAAGTCAATCGGTCCTGAACAACATTTACAAATGGCTCAAACTCGCTCTCTTGAAACAGGGCGCCCTATGTTAAGAGCTACCAACACCGGAGTTACAGCAATTATTGACGCTACCGGCCATATTATTAATCGTGCTCCTCGTGAAGAAATCTTTGTTCTAAACGGAGAAATACATGGCTATCAAGGTAATACTCCTTTTGATATCTTTGGTAATAGCGCAATAGTCTCTTTATGTATTATTATTTTGATACTAACAAAATATAGACGTAGGGTGAGGTAATGAGTAGACGCTTATTAAACGGTTTATCTCTAATCGGAATCATTGCTATACTCGCTTTCGCCCTTTATCTTCAGTATGTTAAAGGTGAAGATCCCTGCCCTTTGTGCATTTTTCAGCGAATTGCTTATATTGCTTTAGCTGTTTGGATTCTCTTAGATTGGATCCACAATCCAAAAAGCTGGGGCGTCTATATTTATTCATTTTTTGAGATCATCTGTGCTTTAGGTGGTCTGATTATCGCAGGAAGACAAGTTTGGCTTCAGCATTTACCTCCCGATCTTGTTCCTGCCTGCGGACCTGGACTAAGTTATATATTGGCAACCCATCCTTTTTTTAAAGCTTTTTCTATTGTTTTACAAGGTTCTGGAGACTGTGCTGTGGTCACATGGCGTTTCCTTAATCTATCCATTGCACAGTGGTCGTTGTGTTTATTTATTACCTTTCTGTTTTTAATCCTTATCAACTTGTTTAACCGTCGATAAGCGTCAATTGATCTGGTAACATGTGCAGATTAGGAGTTTTTACATTATGCACAGTTTCCAAGATATTATTCTCGAATTACAACGTTTTTGGGGTAAGCAAGGGTGCGCACTTTTACAGCCGTTTGATATGGAAGTTGGTGCCGGTACCTCACATACCGCAACTTTTTTAAGAGCATTAGGGCCTGAACCCTGGCGCGCTGCTTATGTTCAACCATCTCGACGCCCTAAGGATGGTCGTTATGGCGATAATCCCAATCGACTTCAGCACTATTATCAATTTCAAGTCGTTTTAAAACCCTCACCAGATAACATTCAAGAGCTATATTTGGACTCTTTACGAGCTCTAGGCATTGATCTGCAAAAAAATGACGTACGTTTTGTTGAAGACGATTGGGAAAATCCCACGTTGGGTGCCTGGGGTTTGGGGTGGGAAGTTTGGTTAAATGGCATGGAAGCCACTCAATTCACTTACTTTCAAGAAGTGGGTGGATTAATTTGCAAACCTGTATTAGGCGAAATCACCTATGGTCTTGAACGATTAGCCATGGCTCTTCAAGGTTGTGACAATATTTATGACCTAGTATGGACTCCAGGTATCACCTATGGTGATGTGTATCATCAAAATGAAGTGGAACAATCTCGTTATAATTTTGAACACAGTAACCGCGAATGGCTTTTAGAGCAATTTAATGGTTTTGAAGCAGAAGCATCACGCTTAATTAATACTCAGTTACCTCTTCCTGCCTATGAAATGACTTTAAAGTGTTCTCATACTTTTAATTTATTAGATGCGCGTGGAGCCATTTCTGTGACTGAAAGAGCAAGCTATATTGGACGAATTAGACACTTAGCTAAACAAGTAGCTCAAGCCTATTATGATTCACGTGAAGCGCTTGGTTTTCCTATGTTAAAAAAGGAAGAAAACCATGTCTGATAATTTGTTAATTGAATTATTAACCGAAGAATTACCACCAAAGCGTCTAAAACAATTATCGGACACTTTTGCACAATGTATTTATTCAGGACTTCTTGAGGCACAATTAATCACCGAACAATCTAGGTTTATATCTTACGGCACGCCAAGGCGACTTGCTGTCACAGTAGATCAAGTTAGACCTCAGCAACCTCAACAACGTATAGAGAAAAAAGGACCTAATGTAAAACAAGCTCATTTAGCTGATGGCAGCCCCTCTCCTGCGCTACAAGGTTTTATGCGCTCTTCCTCTATCACCCAAGACCAACTGGTCATAATGAAAGACAATAAGGGGCAAGATATTTATGGGTATACTTTTGAGCAAAGTGGTAAGACATTAGAAGAATTATTACCTGACCTATTACACAAGGCGTTTTCTCAGCTACCTGTAGCTAAAATTATGCGTTGGGGGGACAGTAGTTTTAGTTTTGTCCGACCAGTTCATGGATTGGTTGTTCTTCATGGCAAGAAAATCATTGACATTAATTTACTAGGGATTCAATCCGGTAACATAACTTTAGGCCATCGCTTTTTAAGTAGCCAACCTATTACTCTCAGTGGTTCTGATCATTACGCTGAACAACTAAAAGAAGAAGGTTGTGTGATTGCTCGTTTTGATGATAGAAAAAAACTGATTCACGATTCATTAAAGCAACATGCCAATGGGTTAGAAGTCGTTGGAGATGATAACTTACTTAATGAAGTTACCTCTCTTGTTGAGTGGCCACAGGTTTTAAAAGGACAATTTGATAAAGACTTTTTAAACGTACCATCTGAATGTTTGATTTTATCAATGCAACAACATCAAAAGTACTTCCCGCTTAAAGACAATCAAGGACAATTACAGCCCCAGTTTCTTTTGGTAAGCAATCTCAACACTTCAGATCCTCACTTCATTATTGACGGCAATGAACGTGTTTTACGTGCGCGTTTGTCAGATGCACAGTTTTTCTATCAAACCGATCTTAAAACACCACTTATAAAACGACTTGAGACGCTTAAACAAGTTATTTATGTTAAAAGCTTAGGCAGTGTTTATGAGCGAGTCTACCGTATAAAAGACTTAGCCCGCATTATTGCTAAAAAAATAAATGCTGATATCTTAACCTGTGAACAAGCCGCTGAACTCTCTAAGGCAGATCTGACCAGTGAAATGGTGGGAGAGTTTCCTGAGTTACAAGGTATTATGGGTAAGTATTACGCTCTCAATGATGGTTATTCTGAGCTTATCGCTGAAGTCATTGAAGATCATTACCATCCACGTTTTGCTAATGACACATTACCAAGAAGTCAGGAAGGAATTATTGTAGCCATTGCTGAAAAACTCGAGTCATTAGTCGGTTTGTTCGCATGTGGTCAAATACCTACTGGTGACAAAGATCCTTATGGTTTGAGACGGGCGAGTCTAGGCGTTATCCGTTTATGTATTGAAGGTAGCATACCTATTGCTCTAAACGAACTCATAGAAGACTGCGCGTCAACATTTACATCTCATCAAATTAACAGTGAGATAAAAACAAAATTGGCTCAATTTATTATTGAACGACTAAAAGGTTATCTCAAAGATCAATATTTTAGTTTTGAAGAAATTGAATCTATATTACCTTTTGCTGAGTCACGGTTAGATCTACTTCCTAAAAGACTATTAGCAATCAGAGAATTCAGTCAATTATCTGAAAGTAAAAAACTTGCTGCAGCCAACAAACGCATTAAAAACATTCTTAAGAAAAATGATGTTAATAATGATCATAATGGTGACTTTGATCAGCTCACTGAATCTGCTGAAACCAATCTGATAAATTGTTTGAAAACTGTTTCTACTCATGTTGAATTGGCCATGAGTAGAAACGATTTTAATATGGCATTAACACAACTTATTCCATTAGCCGAACCTATTAATCATTTTTTTGATGAAATAATGATTATATCGGAGGATTTAACAATCAGGTCACAGCGCATATCTCTGTTGCTCGCTATTTATCAATTAATGCAACAAGTAGCAGATATAGGATCATTAGATGCCTAGTACAAAATTAATTATTCTTGATCGTGACGGCGTCATTAACTATGACAGTGATCGGTATATCAAAAGTCCTGACGAGTGGAACCCTATTCCAGGTAGTCTTGAAGCTATTGCCAGATTAAATCAAGCTGGTTATCAAGTGGTTGTTGCCACCAATCAATCTGGAGTGGCACGTGGGTTATTTGATATGAGTACTCTTAACGCGATTCATAACAAAATGATTCAGTCACTCTCTCAGGTGGGTGGAAGAATAGATGGGATATTCTTTTGTCCCCATTCTAATGAAGCCAATTGTAGTTGCCGAAAACCTAAAACTGGCTTATTTGAAGAAATCGCTAAAGTATTTAATGTATCTCTTAAACATGTTCCAGCAATTGGCGATTCCCTAAGAGACCTTGAAGCTGCAAGTAAAATGCAAGCTCAACCCATTTTAGTACTAACAGGTAAAGGTGAAAAAACATTTAAGCAAGGTAATCTACCTAAAGAAACAATAGTAGAACTAGATCTACTAAGTGCAGTTGAACATCTTATTACACCAGTTTAATTTCATGAGAGTTATTGGCTCAATTATTTATCTCATTATTCAAAGCATTATTACTCCCATCTTTGCTTTATTAATGATTTT comes from the Ferrovum sp. PN-J185 genome and includes:
- the miaB gene encoding tRNA (N6-isopentenyl adenosine(37)-C2)-methylthiotransferase MiaB translates to MTKKLFIRTFGCQMNEYDSGKMADLLQSTNNFVRTDSPDNADVVILNTCSIREKAEDKVFSDLGRLNELKQSRPNLIIAVGGCVASQEGESIIERAPYVDLVFGPQTLHRLPELIASREATGLPQIDISFPEIEKFDALPTPEANGPTAFVSIMEGCSKYCTFCVVPYTRGEEFSRPFIDILKEISELVKQGVKEVTLLGQNVNAWQNTDEHGNDLDFAWLIEQTHNIIGLERIRFTTSHPLEFNDNLIEAFGRFPKLMNQVHLPVQSGSDKVLGQMKRGYTAKQYLEIIKKLKEVCPTISITSDFIVGFPGETEEDFQKTLDLIDLVNFDGSYAFIYSPRPGTPAAKLLDNVPEEIKKERLTRLLKKTDSFNIKYSQDMVGTVQHVLVDGFSKRHTDQLRGKTTNNRVVNFAGNPRLIGQIVPIKITSIAHFSLRGEIQINT
- the gmhB gene encoding D-glycero-beta-D-manno-heptose 1,7-bisphosphate 7-phosphatase codes for the protein MPSTKLIILDRDGVINYDSDRYIKSPDEWNPIPGSLEAIARLNQAGYQVVVATNQSGVARGLFDMSTLNAIHNKMIQSLSQVGGRIDGIFFCPHSNEANCSCRKPKTGLFEEIAKVFNVSLKHVPAIGDSLRDLEAASKMQAQPILVLTGKGEKTFKQGNLPKETIVELDLLSAVEHLITPV
- a CDS encoding glutathione peroxidase, which codes for MNKFKLFFLIVLILTGNAFAETCPTSLNYTFPRLQDNHPQSLCQYKGKVVMVVNTASYCGFTPQYESLERIYSHYKNKGLVILGFPSNDFGHQEPGSNQEIADFCSKTYGVKFPMFGKSDVIGRQANPLFKYLTQITKDAPTWNFHKYLINKKGKVVASYASDADPESPEFTKQVNSLLEEKP
- a CDS encoding PhoH family protein; its protein translation is MSILELELTPLNNQQLANLCGVLDENLKYLEKSLGVVLRRRGAHITIQGDSELIKETAQIIQELYKYSDQMLEQNDIDQYLQTIKNIVDSNPVALQLNRSDFRIKTQKQAQYLQQIKDHVVTFGVGPAGTGKTYLAVASAVDALERNLVRRIVLVRPAVEAGEKLGFLPGDLSQKVDPYLRPLYDALYDLMGYEKVSRLFERNVIEIAPLAFMRGRTLNHSFIILDEAQNTTPEQMKMFLTRIGFGTKAVITGDVTQIDLSRHQKSGLIDARNVLSKVEGIAFTIFQTEDVVRHPLVQQIVNAYEIHSKSSHY
- the glyS gene encoding glycine--tRNA ligase subunit beta, which gives rise to MSDNLLIELLTEELPPKRLKQLSDTFAQCIYSGLLEAQLITEQSRFISYGTPRRLAVTVDQVRPQQPQQRIEKKGPNVKQAHLADGSPSPALQGFMRSSSITQDQLVIMKDNKGQDIYGYTFEQSGKTLEELLPDLLHKAFSQLPVAKIMRWGDSSFSFVRPVHGLVVLHGKKIIDINLLGIQSGNITLGHRFLSSQPITLSGSDHYAEQLKEEGCVIARFDDRKKLIHDSLKQHANGLEVVGDDNLLNEVTSLVEWPQVLKGQFDKDFLNVPSECLILSMQQHQKYFPLKDNQGQLQPQFLLVSNLNTSDPHFIIDGNERVLRARLSDAQFFYQTDLKTPLIKRLETLKQVIYVKSLGSVYERVYRIKDLARIIAKKINADILTCEQAAELSKADLTSEMVGEFPELQGIMGKYYALNDGYSELIAEVIEDHYHPRFANDTLPRSQEGIIVAIAEKLESLVGLFACGQIPTGDKDPYGLRRASLGVIRLCIEGSIPIALNELIEDCASTFTSHQINSEIKTKLAQFIIERLKGYLKDQYFSFEEIESILPFAESRLDLLPKRLLAIREFSQLSESKKLAAANKRIKNILKKNDVNNDHNGDFDQLTESAETNLINCLKTVSTHVELAMSRNDFNMALTQLIPLAEPINHFFDEIMIISEDLTIRSQRISLLLAIYQLMQQVADIGSLDA
- the glyQ gene encoding glycine--tRNA ligase subunit alpha, which encodes MHSFQDIILELQRFWGKQGCALLQPFDMEVGAGTSHTATFLRALGPEPWRAAYVQPSRRPKDGRYGDNPNRLQHYYQFQVVLKPSPDNIQELYLDSLRALGIDLQKNDVRFVEDDWENPTLGAWGLGWEVWLNGMEATQFTYFQEVGGLICKPVLGEITYGLERLAMALQGCDNIYDLVWTPGITYGDVYHQNEVEQSRYNFEHSNREWLLEQFNGFEAEASRLINTQLPLPAYEMTLKCSHTFNLLDARGAISVTERASYIGRIRHLAKQVAQAYYDSREALGFPMLKKEENHV
- a CDS encoding disulfide bond formation protein B, whose product is MSRRLLNGLSLIGIIAILAFALYLQYVKGEDPCPLCIFQRIAYIALAVWILLDWIHNPKSWGVYIYSFFEIICALGGLIIAGRQVWLQHLPPDLVPACGPGLSYILATHPFFKAFSIVLQGSGDCAVVTWRFLNLSIAQWSLCLFITFLFLILINLFNRR
- the lnt gene encoding apolipoprotein N-acyltransferase → MLKKIPAIIELLATLSGALAVSGFAPYNFWPAPILSLTVLFLLWQRAGNAKGAVEIGFLWGMGFFVSGISWINISLHDFGGMPLLLSIISILLFGALLSCFPALVGYFIFKFHHSPHIRWLLITPSLWTLSEWIKSFFLTGFPWLSLGYSQTPNGILSSWTPVFGVFGTSFLIVAVAGLLLLLTKSQKNFRTTALYLLLLICLSSVSFFLKRINWTHPIGDTVSVSLLQGNFPQDKKFDDNMIQLALERYLTMVNNSHSQLIILPESAFPVFRQELPEYVTDDLTNLGRTQNSDILVGIFAEPEPHQYYNSVFSFGHSPSQIYHKVHLVPFGEFIPLSPILKPLINSVLKIPLDDQQSGSLPQPPMRVAGQQVAVDICYEDVFGDQIVKSLPQATILANLTNDAWFGKSIGPEQHLQMAQTRSLETGRPMLRATNTGVTAIIDATGHIINRAPREEIFVLNGEIHGYQGNTPFDIFGNSAIVSLCIIILILTKYRRRVR
- a CDS encoding HlyC/CorC family transporter — protein: MTDETHKISLIERLSQWLHHEPETREELIEILKHALEKHLLDTDALSMIEGVLGVSDMQVRDVMIPRAQMDIIDVDQKPEEFIPFVIETAHSRFPVVGENKDDVIGILLAKDLLRLYAGEEINVRDILRPAVFIPESKRLNVLLREFRVKRNHIAIVVDEFGGVSGLVTIEDVLEQIVGDIEDEYDFDETEDNIVPDRMGKYRVKAQTKLEDFNQILGTHFQSDDFDTVGGLLISHFGHLPKRGERLIFENLSVQILRADSRRIHSILVNKIDHAEENTSNH
- the ybeY gene encoding rRNA maturation RNase YbeY; protein product: MTQYSLTLHFQSASRTTEQPTRSQFQRWARKALLNSCDITLRLVDRREGTELNTLYRHKNYPTNVLTFELGKSHDGKIIGDIVICCPVVKEEAKQQKKKLHDHYAHLLVHGVLHLQGFDHQNNKQAKEMETLEINILNSLHIPDPYQTEHE